In Sphingobacterium zeae, one genomic interval encodes:
- the panD gene encoding aspartate 1-decarboxylase, producing the protein MVIEVMKSKIHRVKVTQAELNYVGSITIDEDLMDAANIIANEKVQIVNNNNGARFETYVIPGQRGSGTICLNGAAARLVQVGDIVIIISYATMDFEEAKQFQPSLVFPDDNNHLIK; encoded by the coding sequence ATGGTAATAGAAGTAATGAAATCCAAGATTCACCGCGTTAAGGTCACACAAGCGGAATTGAATTATGTGGGTAGTATCACAATAGATGAAGATTTGATGGATGCCGCAAATATCATCGCTAACGAGAAAGTTCAAATCGTAAACAATAACAATGGAGCACGCTTTGAGACATACGTTATCCCTGGCCAACGCGGTTCGGGAACAATTTGTTTGAATGGTGCTGCGGCACGCCTGGTTCAAGTTGGCGATATCGTCATCATCATTTCCTATGCGACCATGGATTTTGAAGAAGCCAAACAATTTCAACCCTCGCTTGTATTTCCAGACGACAACAATCATCTGATTAAATAG